GCATCAATCATGGTCTTCTGAAGAAAGGGCTCCATTTATCGAGCTTGATGCTAGTGACAAGTATCACACCACTATGTACTTGGCAGCTCATATAGCTTGCTGGTTGTGTATCTTTGTTTTTCCAGATGGTGATGCCATGTCGATTAGACCAACCTCTTTCAAAATGGCAAGTTTGATGGCGTGCAAACAGAAAGTTGCCCTTACAGCTCCAGTTCTAGCCAGCATCTACAAAGGGTTGAACACTATCTCTAGTTCTATGGAGCCTTCTCTTGTCCCGGTGACGCTACCCTTTCATTTCATATATGGTTGGATAGCGCTCTATTTCAATACTCACATTCCCCTTCCAAGAAGCCTTGGTGTCGCCAGGATGACTCTATACTCAGGCGAAGGAGCTGCGAAGTATTATCTGCCTGTTGCGTGCCGCGAACGAATTCAGTCGTACAACTCGATTCGTTGGAATTGTACCACATTCACCAAGGAAGATGACATTTTCTATGTCGATGGTGAAAATACAAGAGAGATTGAGCAATGCTTCTTCATGGCTATTCGCTCGAGTTTTTTGGTTCGCCGGCTGGATGACCACTTCATCGTGGAGTCTTATGGTCCTCACCGCTTCAGCCGTCAATTTAGCTATTACCAAATCGTACCCAGCAGCCTTACTCAGAACATTCGAAGGACATCTCTGGAAGAAGGTCTCAACCTTTGGCGCATGTGTTTGCTGCACAGATCGCGATCAAGGGCATGTTTTCCCCGATCTTCTTTGGACATGAAGATACATTGTTCAGTCGACTATAAGACTTGGTGGGATATGACGTACAGATTTTCTTCTGAAAACAAAATCTCTTCTCCGGCTCATATCACTTTTAAAAGAAAAGATCAGGAAGAAGCAATCAACTCCAAAGATGGAAAGAGGAAGGTCGTCTCTACCACCCTCATAGCTGATTCTGGTAGTAGCAATTCTGAGCGTAATtggaaaaagaagagaattGCAGGGTCCTCAAAACCGGCCGAGGGTCACGTTGAGGAAGAGCCAACTCTAGTGGATGTCGATGTGAACAAGGTCTTTCCTCATCTCTTATCTTCTTTTCGTATTGATATATAATTTCACATTCTAATTGCATCTTCTTCTTGCCCTTTTGTAGACTTTGAAAGAAGTGTTTGGAAATAATCTTGAGAAGGGCTCACCAATCGACTGTGTATCCATTGAATCCAATAAGTCAAACGAGATTCCTTGTCTTGCTAAACAATCCCGCCCCCGACCAATGCCATCATGTGGGGCGCCTTCCGAGTTCAATGCCACACGCATGATCGATGATGAACTCAAGTCGTGCTGCAGGATCATCTGGGGAAAGCTTCGTGACAAGGTTGAGAGAACCAAAGTCGAGTTTCTATCGGCGCTTGAAGACGAGATACGGAGTGGCCTTTCCCGTATGAAGATTATTTGTGGTCTTAACCTTTCCAACCTTGAAGATAGT
The genomic region above belongs to Salvia miltiorrhiza cultivar Shanhuang (shh) chromosome 5, IMPLAD_Smil_shh, whole genome shotgun sequence and contains:
- the LOC130985555 gene encoding uncharacterized protein LOC130985555, whose product is MVVFKDIVVNGQDYLLILSDDEQETEMGTHLRVFPALIGHYVKPWPKLLNSLYQSEWTSEISLNKASKAHTLHPARPWQSKESNFLLTLRRRIIDKDAKWGRVTSFRGEFHFFEGYWEWTEDILSRCGNELRVVGIYDAVYASLFTYDCQPEMVKAFCEAWCPVTNTILTSSGEMSISLWDLQYLSGLPCTGTLYDEVVPCAKEILGKDQFGNPFIPLSCRYLLSAYYSLKHRDGKDPKSSVSIDEWIKFWSKKASKYSHPPARRAKKSQRPKSTYNPSGSFEAHQSWSSEERAPFIELDASDKYHTTMYLAAHIACWLCIFVFPDGDAMSIRPTSFKMASLMACKQKVALTAPVLASIYKGLNTISSSMEPSLVPVTLPFHFIYGWIALYFNTHIPLPRSLGVARMTLYSGEGAAKYYLPVACRERIQSYNSIRWNCTTFTKEDDIFYVDGENTREIEQCFFMAIRSSFLVRRLDDHFIVESYGPHRFSRQFSYYQIVPSSLTQNIRRTSLEEGLNLWRMCLLHRSRSRACFPRSSLDMKIHCSVDYKTWWDMTYRFSSENKISSPAHITFKRKDQEEAINSKDGKRKVVSTTLIADSGSSNSERNWKKKRIAGSSKPAEGHVEEEPTLVDVDVNKTLKEVFGNNLEKGSPIDCVSIESNKSNEIPCLAKQSRPRPMPSCGAPSEFNATRMIDDELKSCCRIIWGKLRDKVERTKVEFLSALEDEIRSGLSRMKIICGLNLSNLEDSIDELFSKATTFDKVRSASHEINEGHTLKVLEVKVCLQEKFAKEKKDAANCDALKADLDELEKRKKELLVSLEQRSLILKTTRGEIKVLKEDLAKLEEASRNDEVLKNLEALKLSLESMQQILRDQDPFA